Genomic window (Pseudomonas xantholysinigenes):
TGTCGACGGTGGCGACTTCGAATTCACCCTCGCCCTTGGATGACCAGTGCACGCCCTCGGCGGCTGGCAGGCCGGCGCGGCGGCTGAACACATCGACCTTGTCGGCGACGATGAAGGCGGAGTAGAAGCCCACGCCGAACTGGCCGATCAGGTGCGAGTCCTTCTTCTGGTCGCCCGTGAGGTTCTTCATGAAGTCGGCGGTGCCGGACTTGGCGATGGTGCCCAGGTGCGCGATGACGTCTTCGCGGCTCATGCCGATGCCGTTGTCCTCGAGGGTCACGGTGTTGGCGGCCTTGTCGAAGCTCAGGCGGATCTTCAGCTCGGCGTCGCCCTCAAGCAGCTCAGGCTTGGCCAGGGCCTCAAAACGCAGCTTGTCGGCGGCATCGGAGGCGTTGGAGATCAACTCGCGCAGGAAGATCTCCTTGTTCGAATACAGGGAATGGATCATGAGGTGCAGCAGTTGCTTTACCTCGGTCTGGAAGCCCAGGGTTTCTTTTTGAGACTCCACGCTCATGGTCTTCAAAACTCCAATCTGTTGGTTGTTGGCGCCGGGCGGCCGTCATGGCCTGCTTTTGATGGCGGATGTCCAGCAGATGGGGGCAGCCCCGACTATTTCAAGGGCTTTTCCGGTTCAATCTTGAAATGCGCGCGTGCCGTGGCGATGGGCGAGTCGCGATCGCCCTGCCAGGCGGTGATGGCGACATTGGTCACCCGCCGGCCCTGGCGCCACAGCTGGCATTGGGCGAAGGTGTCGCGGTAATGGCCGGCGCGCAGGTAATCGATGGAAAAATCGATGATCTTCGGGATGCTCGCGCTCTCGCTGTAGATCAGCAGGTACAGCGCCGCCGACAACTCCATGAAGCCAGCAATTACCCCGCCATGGATCGCCGGCAGCAGAGGGTTGCCGATATTGTCCGGATTGGCTGGCAGGCGAAACAGCAGGTCGTCGCCCTGGCGCTCGCAGGCGATGCCAATCAAGCCGGCATAGGGAATCAGCGCCAGCAACGGCTGGTAGTCACCACGCGCATGGGCCTGGTTCAGTTGCTGGCGAATATCGGCCGGGATCATGGACGCGACTCCTTGAGGCTGTTGCCGAAGCGGATGCCGCCCTTGACCTCCTGGCCCAGGCGCATGAAGGTACCCACCACCTGGCAGATCGGCTGCCGGGGGTCGTCCTGATAGGCCGTGCCGCGGGTGAAGATCACATCGCGGGTCACCCGGTAGCACAGGGCATGGCCGTAGATATCCTTGCCCGCCTCGGCCGGATGCATGTAGTCGATGCGCAGGTCCAGCGTCGGGCACACCTCGAAACGCGGCAGGGCGCAGAGCGTGGCCATGCCGCAGGTGGTGTCCATCAAGGTGGTCAGCACCCCGCCGTGCACGGCGCCGCTTTGTGGATTGCCGACAATGACCGGCGACCAGGGCAGCACCAGGGTCATGCCCTCGGCATCGGCGTGATGCACGCGCATGTTCAAGACCTGGCAATGTCTGAGCGCCGACAGGAAGCGCTCGGCCATGGCCATCAAGGCAGTGTCGTTCATTATCCGTCCCTGCATGAAACCGTTAAAAAGTCCATATAGCTCGGACAGTTATATATCTGTAACCTGGGTGGAACTTATTCGCCCCCGGCGAACTCGAAGGAACAAGTAAAGTTATTCCACCAAGGAGAGACACCCCCATGCGTAAACCTTTTGCTTTTGCTCTGATGCTGGCCGCTGCCATGGGCCTGGCTGCTTGCGATAAAGCGAGCGAAGACAAGGCCCAGGACGCACAGCAACACGCCGAGCAGGCCCAGGAAAAGATGGGCGAAGCTCAGGATAAATTGAACGACGCCGCCAAGGAAAACGCCGAAGCCGCCAAAGATCAGGCCGAAGCGCAGCAGAAGGCCGCCGAGGAAGCCGCACCGGCCACTCCGGCGCCGGAAACCGCGCCAGCCACCCCTGCCGAACCTGCCAAGCAGTAATCGCGCAGCATAAAAAAACCCGACATTGTCGGGTTTTTTTATGCCTGGCATTTATCGCTGAAAGGCTTCAGCCGAGACTATTGGAACTGTCCTTGTCCAGCGCCGTACTTTCAGTGGGCGTGAATACCATCACCTCCAATACATGAGAGTGGAACTCCCGGCGATACAGGATGAATACCACGCCGACACTCATGACCATGAACAACCAGGGGCTGATGAACCAACTCAACATGGCC
Coding sequences:
- a CDS encoding PaaI family thioesterase, with translation MNDTALMAMAERFLSALRHCQVLNMRVHHADAEGMTLVLPWSPVIVGNPQSGAVHGGVLTTLMDTTCGMATLCALPRFEVCPTLDLRIDYMHPAEAGKDIYGHALCYRVTRDVIFTRGTAYQDDPRQPICQVVGTFMRLGQEVKGGIRFGNSLKESRP
- a CDS encoding PaaI family thioesterase, with translation MIPADIRQQLNQAHARGDYQPLLALIPYAGLIGIACERQGDDLLFRLPANPDNIGNPLLPAIHGGVIAGFMELSAALYLLIYSESASIPKIIDFSIDYLRAGHYRDTFAQCQLWRQGRRVTNVAITAWQGDRDSPIATARAHFKIEPEKPLK